One genomic window of Leptotrichia shahii includes the following:
- a CDS encoding class I SAM-dependent methyltransferase — translation MNNYIKLNEDRWNNVTNDYTEPLTHEELEEVRNNPISVALTVGKKVPKEWFEKANGKKILGLACGGGQQGPVFAIKGYDVTIMDFSKSQLQRDDMVAKREGLKINTVQGDMTKPFPFENETFDIIFNPVSNVYIEDLENMYKEASRVLKKGGLLMVGFMNPWIYMYDADIVWDKPDEELLLKFSIPFNSKELEEEGKITINPEYGYEFSHTLETQIRGQLKNGLAMIDFYESCDKRHRLSRYGNDYIATLCIKL, via the coding sequence ATGAATAATTATATAAAATTAAATGAAGATAGATGGAATAATGTAACAAATGACTATACTGAGCCATTGACACATGAAGAATTAGAAGAAGTTAGAAATAATCCAATTTCTGTTGCATTAACTGTTGGGAAAAAAGTTCCAAAAGAATGGTTTGAAAAAGCAAACGGAAAAAAGATATTAGGTTTAGCTTGTGGTGGTGGACAGCAGGGACCAGTTTTTGCTATAAAAGGTTATGATGTAACCATAATGGATTTTTCTAAATCACAATTACAAAGAGATGATATGGTTGCTAAAAGAGAAGGCTTAAAAATCAACACAGTTCAAGGTGATATGACAAAACCATTTCCATTTGAAAATGAAACTTTTGATATTATTTTTAATCCGGTTTCAAATGTATATATAGAAGATTTAGAAAACATGTATAAAGAAGCCTCTCGAGTATTGAAAAAGGGTGGATTGTTGATGGTCGGATTTATGAATCCTTGGATATACATGTATGATGCTGACATTGTATGGGACAAACCCGATGAGGAATTACTTTTAAAGTTTTCAATACCTTTTAATTCAAAAGAGCTTGAAGAGGAAGGTAAGATAACCATAAATCCAGAATATGGATATGAATTTAGCCATACCTTAGAAACTCAGATTAGAGGACAACTTAAAAATGGTCTCGCAATGATAGATTTTTATGAATCATGTGATAAAAGACATAGATTATCACGTTATGGAAATGACTATATAGCTACACTCTGCATTAAACTATAA
- a CDS encoding DUF2262 domain-containing protein, producing the protein MEIQDFRESSHSSYFKEWYGKVIWKGEEIRVSLTISKKCDNVELEKEKMFKILEELYLNQDEWNKKVKDTMVKYFYDVLNDDFFNDGVFPEYPTCYDMLFEILKDDFTKEEAERIWKTKVFPLDKYRNYIFVDNIQITSEGNFYFEVADDYTVVGDNWIWLKGNIDKGFFAASFDDLFEFVTDLELNDEFSSILREKFKIGYADASSFFVSRREGLTKLYYKKNHKLAAIGNYKSGKKEGIWKFYDEDGKLTKKVNYVNDIAEEEVIY; encoded by the coding sequence ATGGAAATTCAGGATTTTCGAGAAAGTTCACATAGCAGTTATTTTAAAGAATGGTATGGGAAAGTTATTTGGAAAGGTGAAGAAATACGAGTAAGTCTAACAATTTCCAAAAAATGTGATAATGTTGAACTTGAAAAAGAAAAAATGTTTAAAATTTTGGAAGAATTGTATCTTAATCAGGATGAATGGAATAAAAAAGTGAAAGATACGATGGTTAAGTATTTTTATGATGTGCTGAATGATGATTTTTTTAATGATGGAGTATTTCCAGAGTATCCAACTTGCTATGATATGTTATTTGAAATTTTAAAAGACGATTTTACAAAAGAAGAAGCAGAAAGAATATGGAAAACAAAAGTATTTCCATTGGATAAGTATAGAAATTATATTTTTGTTGATAATATTCAGATAACAAGTGAAGGAAATTTTTATTTTGAAGTAGCTGATGATTATACAGTTGTGGGGGATAACTGGATTTGGTTAAAAGGGAATATTGATAAGGGATTTTTTGCTGCAAGTTTTGATGATCTTTTTGAATTTGTCACTGACTTAGAATTAAATGACGAGTTTTCTTCAATTCTTCGTGAAAAATTTAAAATAGGTTATGCAGATGCTAGTAGTTTTTTTGTATCAAGAAGAGAAGGATTGACAAAACTTTATTATAAGAAGAATCACAAATTAGCGGCAATTGGAAATTATAAATCTGGAAAAAAAGAGGGAATTTGGAAATTCTATGATGAGGATGGGAAATTGACTAAAAAGGTTAATTATGTTAATGATATTGCTGAGGAAGAAGTTATTTATTGA
- the leuD gene encoding 3-isopropylmalate dehydratase small subunit, producing the protein MKPFTKYEGTIVPIMNNNIDTDQLIPKQYLKSIEKTGFGKHVFDEWRYNEDGSDNMDFNLNKPEYKNGTILITGENFGCGSSREHAAWALQDYGIHVIVAGGYSGIFYMNWLNNGHLPITLPEADRIELSKLPGDTKVTVDLENNKLIANGKEYVFELEESWKQRLLKGLDSIGLTLQHEDEIRKYEESHK; encoded by the coding sequence ATGAAACCATTTACAAAATATGAAGGAACAATCGTTCCAATAATGAATAACAATATAGATACAGATCAATTAATTCCAAAACAATACTTGAAAAGTATTGAAAAAACAGGATTTGGAAAACATGTTTTCGATGAATGGAGATACAACGAAGACGGATCTGACAATATGGATTTTAATTTGAATAAGCCAGAATACAAAAATGGAACAATTTTGATTACTGGAGAAAATTTTGGTTGTGGATCAAGTAGAGAACATGCTGCTTGGGCATTGCAAGACTATGGAATTCATGTAATCGTGGCGGGAGGATATTCGGGAATTTTTTACATGAATTGGTTAAATAACGGACATTTGCCAATAACATTGCCAGAAGCAGATAGAATCGAATTATCAAAATTGCCTGGAGATACGAAGGTTACAGTTGACTTGGAAAATAATAAATTGATTGCGAATGGAAAAGAATATGTTTTTGAGCTGGAAGAAAGCTGGAAACAAAGATTGCTTAAAGGGCTTGACTCGATTGGGTTGACTTTGCAGCATGAAGATGAGATTAGAAAATATGAGGAAAGTCATAAGTAG
- the leuC gene encoding 3-isopropylmalate dehydratase large subunit, giving the protein MSEIKNEAKKPKTLFDKVWEKHVITGEPGEAQLLYIDLHLIHEVTSPQAFSGLRIAGRKVRRPDLTFGTMDHNTPTIMADRMNIKDKVSKAQLDALSANCKEFGIELVDMFNENNGIVHMVGPEQGLTQPGKTVVCGDSHTATHGAFGALAFGIGTSEVEHVLATQTIWQKKPKTMGIEITGELQKGVYAKDIILHIIRTYGIGLGNGYAFEFFGDTIRNMSMEGRMTICNMAIEGGGKSGIIAPDEITFEYVKGRRFAPKGEEFNKKVAEWKELYTDSVDAFDKYIKVDVSNLEPQVTWGTNPEMGIGISERFPEIKDVNYERAYSYMGLTPGASPYDIPLKHVFIGSCTNGRLADLEIAAKIVKGKKVAPNITAVVVPGSQVVKKAAEENGIAQIFKDAGFEWREAGCSTCLGMNPDLIPSGEHCASTSNRNFEGRQGKGARTHLVSPAMAAAAAIYGKFVDVRKLDEVK; this is encoded by the coding sequence ATGTCAGAAATTAAAAATGAAGCGAAAAAACCAAAAACATTGTTTGATAAAGTTTGGGAAAAACATGTGATTACGGGAGAACCTGGGGAAGCACAACTTTTGTATATTGATTTGCATTTGATTCATGAGGTTACTTCGCCACAGGCATTTTCAGGATTGAGAATTGCAGGGAGAAAGGTTAGAAGACCTGACTTGACATTTGGAACAATGGATCACAATACGCCAACAATTATGGCTGACAGAATGAATATTAAAGATAAAGTTTCAAAGGCACAGTTGGATGCGTTGTCAGCTAACTGTAAAGAATTTGGGATTGAATTGGTTGACATGTTTAATGAAAATAATGGAATTGTGCATATGGTTGGACCTGAACAAGGGTTGACACAGCCTGGAAAAACTGTAGTTTGTGGAGATAGCCATACTGCGACTCATGGAGCTTTTGGAGCTTTGGCATTTGGAATTGGAACAAGTGAAGTGGAACATGTTTTGGCGACACAGACAATTTGGCAAAAGAAACCAAAAACAATGGGAATTGAAATAACTGGTGAATTACAAAAAGGTGTTTATGCGAAAGATATAATTTTGCATATTATTAGAACTTACGGAATTGGGCTTGGAAATGGATATGCATTTGAGTTTTTTGGAGATACAATAAGAAATATGTCAATGGAAGGAAGAATGACAATTTGTAACATGGCAATTGAAGGAGGAGGAAAATCAGGAATTATCGCACCTGACGAAATTACTTTTGAGTATGTAAAAGGAAGAAGATTTGCACCAAAAGGCGAAGAATTTAATAAAAAAGTGGCTGAATGGAAAGAATTGTACACAGATTCTGTAGATGCATTTGACAAATACATAAAAGTTGATGTTTCAAATCTTGAACCACAAGTAACTTGGGGAACAAATCCTGAAATGGGAATTGGAATAAGTGAAAGATTCCCTGAAATTAAAGATGTAAACTATGAAAGAGCATACAGCTACATGGGACTTACACCAGGAGCATCTCCTTACGACATTCCATTAAAACATGTATTTATCGGATCTTGCACAAATGGAAGATTAGCAGACTTAGAAATTGCAGCAAAAATTGTAAAAGGGAAAAAAGTTGCTCCAAATATCACAGCAGTAGTTGTTCCAGGATCACAAGTTGTTAAAAAAGCAGCTGAAGAAAACGGGATTGCACAAATATTCAAAGACGCAGGATTTGAGTGGAGAGAAGCAGGATGCTCAACTTGCTTAGGAATGAACCCAGACTTAATCCCAAGTGGAGAACACTGTGCCTCAACTTCCAACAGAAACTTTGAAGGAAGACAAGGAAAAGGGGCAAGAACTCACTTAGTAAGTCCAGCAATGGCAGCAGCAGCGGCAATTTATGGAAAATTTGTGGATGTTAGAAAATTGGATGAAGTGAAATAG
- a CDS encoding Fic family protein, producing the protein MDIKTINYEYFLDLSVRMTHHSNAIEGNTLTLNETATIILDSTIPGSKSVREVFEVLNHKRAIDYMLNKLANDQNLDIYMIKNINKEILDRLNDNAGNFKNSSNAIIGADFQTSTPSQAPVLTKNWIENLNYRLKLCKNDDEKLSEILNSHIEFERIHLFSDGNGRTGRLIMLYLCFQENISPFVIEKNDRALYMNYLREQNADIILDKVKELQEFEKKRMEQF; encoded by the coding sequence ATGGATATAAAAACAATAAATTATGAGTATTTTTTAGATTTATCAGTAAGAATGACGCATCACTCGAATGCTATCGAAGGAAATACATTGACACTAAATGAAACTGCTACGATTATTTTAGATAGTACAATACCTGGAAGTAAGAGTGTTCGTGAAGTTTTTGAAGTTTTGAATCATAAAAGGGCGATTGACTATATGTTGAATAAACTTGCGAATGATCAAAATTTGGATATTTATATGATAAAAAATATAAATAAGGAAATTTTAGATAGGTTAAATGATAATGCTGGAAATTTTAAAAATAGCAGTAATGCAATAATTGGTGCAGATTTTCAAACTTCTACACCAAGTCAAGCGCCAGTTCTTACAAAAAATTGGATTGAAAACTTGAATTATCGGTTGAAATTGTGTAAAAATGATGATGAAAAGTTGTCAGAAATATTAAATTCTCATATAGAATTTGAGAGAATTCATCTTTTTAGCGATGGAAATGGGCGAACAGGAAGGCTGATTATGCTGTATTTGTGTTTTCAGGAAAATATAAGTCCGTTTGTGATTGAAAAAAATGATAGAGCATTGTATATGAACTATTTAAGGGAACAAAATGCAGATATTATTTTAGATAAAGTGAAGGAATTGCAAGAATTTGAAAAGAAACGAATGGAACAATTTTAA
- a CDS encoding YwqG family protein: MEEKKLKILAKDIFEKIEKKYQETAKEMKVASASVNASKEIKITDSKIEGIPYIPKGSKIPTNSEGKQFMFLAQINCADLKGLEDFPKEGILQFWILGEDLLGLDFDDYTNRDGFDVIYYEKIEDYHSEVEFKKMYNPYRENSGNLEIANKPCEMNFSLESSEKETFDYTLLEKLFEEVLKEKNIDVGEKEKLYQKVEGIFISNSNGENGGTKCNGFPFFTQFEPRDEEQLKEYDTLLFQIDSGGEIMIGDCGVMNFFINREKLKNKDFSDIFYNWDCY, from the coding sequence ATGGAAGAGAAAAAATTAAAGATTTTAGCAAAAGATATTTTTGAAAAAATAGAAAAAAAATATCAAGAAACAGCAAAAGAAATGAAAGTTGCATCTGCTTCAGTTAATGCTTCAAAGGAAATAAAAATAACAGACAGTAAAATTGAAGGAATTCCATATATTCCAAAAGGGAGTAAAATTCCAACAAATTCAGAAGGGAAACAGTTTATGTTTCTTGCACAGATAAATTGTGCTGACTTAAAAGGTCTAGAAGATTTTCCAAAAGAGGGGATTTTGCAGTTTTGGATTCTGGGAGAAGATTTGCTGGGATTGGATTTTGACGATTATACAAATCGAGATGGTTTTGATGTGATTTATTATGAAAAAATTGAAGATTATCATTCGGAAGTTGAGTTTAAGAAAATGTACAATCCTTATAGAGAAAATTCAGGAAACTTAGAAATAGCAAATAAGCCTTGTGAAATGAATTTTTCTTTGGAAAGTAGTGAAAAAGAAACTTTCGATTATACGCTTTTGGAAAAGTTATTTGAAGAAGTGTTAAAAGAAAAAAATATTGATGTAGGTGAAAAAGAAAAATTGTATCAAAAAGTTGAGGGAATATTCATAAGTAATTCTAATGGGGAAAATGGCGGAACGAAATGTAATGGATTTCCATTTTTTACACAATTTGAGCCAAGAGATGAAGAACAATTGAAAGAATACGATACTTTGCTATTTCAAATTGACAGTGGAGGGGAAATTATGATTGGAGATTGTGGAGTGATGAATTTCTTTATTAATCGTGAAAAGTTGAAAAATAAAGATTTTTCAGATATTTTTTACAACTGGGATTGTTATTAA
- a CDS encoding metallophosphoesterase, translating into MITKKTVFSVLGILAIFFIICLIYAHYEYTQLKVRTIEIASKDIPKEFDGKKIVFAADFQLDTYARFNQKQLDRIIDLINKQEKDIIILGGDYTNWTGKIPRFYKGMEKLEKPKYGIYAILGNHDYNSVEKNMAGLKSLGYKVLVNKNDKITVNNQSIYISAVDDLLKGKPDAQKALNGIKKDDFNIFITHNPDYFEEMTNEQKERSDITLAGHTHGGQITLFGLILWAEIKHPWKYGYGLKEYNGHKIYTTSGVGGGAFEMFIRFFAQPEIVVLKLKKVK; encoded by the coding sequence ATGATAACTAAAAAAACAGTATTTTCAGTTTTAGGAATTTTAGCAATATTTTTTATAATCTGCCTAATTTATGCACATTATGAATATACACAACTTAAGGTTAGAACAATAGAAATTGCCTCAAAAGATATTCCAAAAGAATTTGATGGAAAGAAAATTGTGTTTGCGGCAGATTTTCAGCTGGATACTTATGCGAGATTTAATCAGAAGCAACTTGACAGGATTATTGATTTGATAAATAAGCAGGAAAAGGATATTATAATTCTGGGTGGTGACTATACTAACTGGACTGGTAAAATTCCACGATTTTACAAAGGAATGGAAAAGTTAGAAAAGCCTAAATATGGAATTTATGCAATTTTGGGGAATCATGATTATAATTCTGTGGAAAAAAATATGGCTGGACTGAAAAGCCTTGGGTACAAAGTGTTGGTAAATAAAAATGACAAAATAACAGTAAATAACCAGAGTATCTACATTTCAGCAGTTGACGATTTACTAAAAGGCAAACCTGATGCACAGAAGGCACTTAATGGTATAAAAAAAGATGATTTTAATATCTTCATCACACATAATCCTGATTATTTTGAAGAAATGACAAATGAACAGAAGGAAAGGTCAGATATAACTTTGGCAGGGCATACTCATGGTGGACAGATAACATTGTTTGGATTGATATTGTGGGCAGAAATTAAGCATCCTTGGAAATATGGATATGGATTAAAAGAATATAATGGACATAAGATTTATACTACTTCAGGTGTTGGTGGTGGAGCTTTTGAGATGTTTATTCGATTTTTTGCACAACCTGAAATTGTGGTGCTGAAATTGAAGAAAGTTAAATAA
- a CDS encoding RidA family protein, which translates to MRKNISGNSPWEDIVGYSRAVRIGNIFEIAGTTAVKDGKPYAAGNAYEQTKYILENIKKVLKKEGLALENVIRTRMFVTDISKWEEYGKAHGEFFRDIKPAATMVEVSSLIDKELMIEIEVSAVFD; encoded by the coding sequence ATGAGAAAAAATATAAGCGGAAATTCTCCATGGGAGGACATTGTAGGATATTCGAGAGCAGTAAGGATAGGAAATATTTTTGAAATAGCAGGAACAACAGCTGTCAAGGATGGAAAGCCTTATGCAGCAGGAAATGCCTATGAACAGACAAAATATATTCTTGAAAATATAAAAAAGGTTCTTAAAAAGGAAGGATTGGCGTTAGAAAATGTTATTAGAACAAGAATGTTTGTTACAGATATTTCAAAATGGGAAGAATATGGAAAAGCACATGGAGAATTTTTTAGGGATATTAAACCAGCTGCAACAATGGTAGAGGTGTCTTCATTAATTGATAAGGAATTGATGATAGAAATAGAAGTAAGTGCAGTTTTTGATTAG
- a CDS encoding metallophosphoesterase: MKAKSWIIKFLLVFVVLIVIFLIDAHYEYRHIKIKAIEIKSKDIPKEFDGKRVLFVADFQYDTMTRFNRVQEKKAIELINAQKKDIILLGGDYATWEKNIPKFYEDAKNIKIPELGVYAIYGNHEYPGEKETAENMKKLGFNLLTNENRKITINNEKIYIAGVADLWHGKPDAKKALEGTKKEDFVLFLTHNPEYFEEMTENEKEKADMTLAGHTHGGQVTFFGKIIMSAVKDKKKYGYGMKEYGGHKIYITSGLGGAFLEMFIRFFAQPEIVIFELKRG; encoded by the coding sequence ATGAAGGCAAAAAGTTGGATTATTAAATTTTTGTTGGTTTTTGTAGTATTAATTGTGATATTTTTAATTGATGCTCATTATGAGTATAGGCATATTAAAATTAAGGCGATTGAGATAAAGTCGAAAGATATTCCAAAAGAATTTGATGGTAAGAGAGTACTGTTTGTAGCGGATTTTCAGTATGATACGATGACACGGTTTAATCGAGTTCAGGAAAAAAAGGCGATTGAGCTGATAAATGCACAGAAAAAGGATATAATATTGCTGGGGGGAGATTATGCGACTTGGGAGAAAAATATTCCTAAGTTTTATGAGGATGCTAAAAATATTAAAATTCCCGAGCTTGGAGTATATGCGATTTACGGAAATCATGAGTATCCAGGTGAAAAGGAAACTGCTGAAAATATGAAAAAACTTGGATTTAATCTTCTTACAAATGAAAACAGAAAAATAACAATAAATAATGAAAAAATATATATTGCAGGAGTGGCTGATTTGTGGCATGGAAAGCCTGATGCGAAAAAAGCTCTTGAAGGTACAAAAAAAGAAGATTTTGTATTGTTTTTGACTCACAATCCAGAATATTTTGAGGAAATGACAGAGAATGAGAAGGAAAAGGCAGATATGACGCTTGCGGGGCATACTCATGGCGGACAGGTTACTTTCTTTGGAAAAATTATTATGTCGGCAGTAAAAGATAAGAAAAAATATGGCTATGGAATGAAAGAGTATGGCGGACATAAAATTTATATTACCTCAGGGCTAGGAGGGGCCTTTCTTGAAATGTTTATTCGATTTTTTGCACAACCTGAGATTGTGATTTTTGAACTTAAAAGAGGATAA
- a CDS encoding PspC domain-containing protein — protein MKKKLYKSVKDRKLTGVCRGIAEYFDIDSSIVRIVWLVLIFCAGTGLLAYIICAIVLDDNTNE, from the coding sequence ATGAAAAAGAAATTGTACAAATCAGTAAAAGATAGAAAACTTACAGGCGTATGCCGAGGAATTGCAGAATATTTTGATATTGATTCAAGTATTGTAAGAATAGTATGGCTTGTTTTGATTTTTTGTGCAGGAACGGGTCTACTGGCTTATATTATTTGTGCGATAGTTCTTGATGATAATACTAATGAGTAA
- a CDS encoding NAD(P)H-dependent oxidoreductase: MKIIVFAHPWKGSFNKAILDKVMEKLDETKEKYTVIDLNKDKFNPVMTEEELSLYSQGKSIDPLVEKYQEILKNTDELILVFPIWWMSMPAILKGFFDKVMTKGFAYESTQTGIKGVLTNIKMAKMITTATAPKFLLNITGFGITMKKANFGGIGIKKTKWIHYSFKAKGKDEDRKEFLEKVGKFVSK; encoded by the coding sequence ATGAAAATAATAGTTTTTGCACATCCATGGAAAGGAAGTTTTAACAAGGCAATTTTAGATAAAGTAATGGAAAAACTTGATGAAACAAAAGAAAAATATACAGTTATAGATTTGAATAAGGATAAATTTAATCCTGTAATGACAGAAGAAGAATTGTCTTTGTATTCACAAGGGAAAAGTATTGATCCTTTGGTGGAAAAATATCAGGAAATATTGAAAAATACTGATGAACTGATACTTGTATTTCCAATTTGGTGGATGTCAATGCCTGCAATATTAAAAGGATTTTTTGACAAAGTTATGACTAAAGGATTTGCTTATGAAAGTACACAAACTGGAATAAAGGGTGTTCTAACTAACATAAAAATGGCAAAAATGATTACAACTGCTACAGCACCAAAATTTTTGCTGAATATTACAGGATTTGGAATTACTATGAAAAAGGCTAATTTTGGTGGAATTGGGATAAAGAAAACGAAATGGATTCATTATAGTTTTAAAGCAAAAGGTAAAGATGAAGATAGGAAGGAATTTCTTGAAAAAGTTGGAAAATTTGTGAGTAAATGA
- a CDS encoding DNA cytosine methyltransferase gives MKPIVIDLFCGAGGMSEGILQAGFHIIFSNEISKDASETYRKRHEQLGLVQGENTWLEVGDIKNITGTYIKRIISELKDFEENKNIEIDAVFGGPPCQGFSRAGKQEENDNRNLLFKEYLRVINEIKPKYLVFENVPGIIDIKFKSFVSDFDNEIYKNKNAIDIIENELKKVEYNLLEPRILNASNYGVPQNRHRLILIGFRNDMKKPKYPKEIQQKITLREAISDLTNYELDNKKYQKSSQKGRTKNIVTNKTISEKKKYNNELSKHYNYIEERFSLLNEGESNSQLRKRLIKDGLEIIKYPNLLEYLSNRLTTSKSEIVKKCKNISKEKKLLDLIVTKKNSRIKLYLDKPSNTILTLPDDLILPICNRICSVREFARLQSFDDSFVFYGKRTTGGKARKNEVPQYTQVGNAVPPLLAKAIAFEIYKVLK, from the coding sequence ATGAAACCAATAGTAATTGATTTATTTTGTGGAGCAGGAGGGATGAGTGAAGGGATTTTACAAGCAGGATTTCATATTATTTTTTCAAATGAAATAAGTAAAGATGCTTCTGAAACATATAGAAAAAGACATGAACAATTGGGATTAGTCCAAGGTGAGAATACTTGGCTTGAAGTTGGGGATATAAAGAATATAACAGGAACGTATATAAAGAGAATAATTTCGGAATTAAAAGACTTTGAAGAGAATAAAAATATAGAGATTGATGCTGTTTTTGGTGGACCACCTTGTCAAGGATTTAGTAGAGCAGGAAAGCAAGAAGAAAATGATAATAGGAATTTATTGTTTAAAGAATATTTAAGGGTTATAAATGAAATAAAACCAAAATATTTAGTTTTTGAAAATGTTCCAGGAATAATTGATATAAAATTTAAAAGTTTTGTATCTGATTTTGATAATGAAATTTATAAAAATAAAAATGCTATAGATATAATTGAAAATGAATTAAAAAAAGTAGAATATAATTTATTAGAACCAAGAATATTAAATGCCTCAAATTATGGGGTTCCTCAAAATAGACATAGATTAATATTAATTGGTTTTAGAAATGATATGAAAAAACCTAAATATCCAAAAGAAATTCAACAAAAAATTACTTTAAGAGAAGCAATATCAGATTTAACAAATTATGAATTAGATAATAAGAAATATCAAAAATCTTCTCAAAAAGGAAGAACAAAAAATATAGTAACTAATAAAACAATTTCAGAAAAAAAGAAGTATAATAATGAACTTTCAAAACATTATAACTATATAGAAGAAAGATTTTCTCTTTTAAATGAAGGAGAAAGTAATTCACAGTTAAGGAAAAGACTAATAAAAGATGGATTGGAAATTATTAAATATCCTAATTTATTGGAATATTTATCAAATAGATTAACTACTTCAAAGTCGGAAATAGTAAAAAAGTGTAAAAATATTTCAAAGGAGAAGAAATTATTGGATTTGATAGTTACTAAAAAAAATTCAAGAATAAAATTATATTTAGATAAACCAAGTAATACAATCTTAACTTTGCCTGATGACTTAATTTTACCTATTTGTAATAGAATATGTTCAGTTAGAGAATTTGCAAGACTTCAATCATTTGATGATAGTTTTGTGTTTTATGGAAAAAGAACTACTGGTGGAAAAGCAAGAAAAAATGAAGTTCCTCAATATACACAAGTTGGAAATGCAGTTCCACCATTATTGGCAAAAGCTATTGCATTTGAAATATATAAAGTTTTAAAATAA
- a CDS encoding GmrSD restriction endonuclease domain-containing protein, whose translation MGSEILGGKYKLNSEDIGNLESMMKKGELIYAPYYQRNFVWDMKDQIEFIETILLGYPCPEIFIAEGKRDLEKNIKYIHVIDGQQRLTTIKRFINNEFSVKEKFYKELSDEEKTKFLDYEIGTVTLKLNPEQDISEIEEIFRRLNKNKHTLNETEKRVSLLSNNNFMLFARLLSGDLIIKQDEDLEENEEKLFIENPFITLEFKKWASDKDFKKIVEYIEERVYTPNQIKQNYATKDIIDIIGTYIKGSFFSRILDEDEIVELTDKVDKKKTKIFNLFSKIIDIFRETKFPTYNYSRKKNYFMIRGNFFSLVLALMLNEEFIENIDIKLFEKNLDIFLKTIPDEYVQAAKNSVMDKKQRELRHKYISEILSKSLN comes from the coding sequence ATGGGAAGTGAAATTTTAGGTGGGAAATATAAATTAAATTCAGAAGATATAGGAAATTTAGAAAGTATGATGAAAAAGGGAGAATTAATCTATGCACCATATTATCAAAGAAATTTTGTATGGGATATGAAAGATCAAATAGAATTTATTGAAACGATTTTATTAGGATATCCTTGTCCTGAAATTTTTATAGCTGAAGGTAAAAGAGATTTAGAAAAAAATATCAAATATATTCATGTAATAGATGGACAACAGAGATTAACAACAATAAAAAGATTCATAAATAATGAGTTTTCAGTTAAAGAAAAATTTTATAAAGAACTTTCAGATGAAGAAAAAACAAAATTTCTTGATTATGAAATAGGTACGGTTACATTAAAGTTAAATCCAGAGCAAGATATTTCAGAAATAGAAGAAATATTTAGAAGGTTAAATAAAAATAAACATACATTGAATGAGACTGAAAAAAGAGTTTCGCTTCTTTCAAATAATAATTTTATGTTATTTGCCAGACTTTTATCTGGAGACTTAATAATAAAACAAGATGAGGATTTAGAAGAAAATGAGGAGAAATTATTTATAGAAAATCCTTTTATTACTTTAGAATTTAAAAAATGGGCTTCAGATAAAGATTTTAAAAAAATAGTAGAATATATTGAAGAAAGAGTTTACACTCCGAATCAAATAAAACAAAATTATGCAACAAAAGATATTATTGATATTATTGGTACTTATATTAAAGGAAGTTTTTTTTCAAGAATTTTAGATGAAGATGAAATTGTTGAATTAACAGATAAGGTTGATAAAAAGAAAACAAAAATATTTAATCTTTTTTCTAAAATAATAGATATTTTTCGTGAAACTAAATTTCCAACTTATAATTATTCACGAAAGAAAAATTATTTTATGATAAGAGGAAATTTTTTTAGTTTAGTTTTAGCTTTAATGCTTAATGAAGAATTTATTGAAAATATAGATATAAAATTATTTGAGAAAAATTTAGATATATTTTTAAAAACGATTCCTGATGAATATGTACAAGCTGCTAAAAATAGTGTTATGGACAAAAAGCAAAGAGAATTAAGACATAAATATATATCAGAAATTTTATCAAAATCTTTAAATTAA